One part of the Bacteroidales bacterium genome encodes these proteins:
- a CDS encoding septum formation initiator family protein has translation MKIPKLFNKYWISIGVLFVLLAFVDQYNFRAHYKLIKELRTLKKEKAFFQEEIKKDSTLYHNLFEDNENLEKFAREKYKMKKSNEDIFLIIEEE, from the coding sequence ATGAAGATTCCGAAACTTTTTAATAAATACTGGATTTCAATTGGCGTTTTGTTTGTACTGTTGGCTTTTGTAGACCAATATAATTTTCGTGCGCATTATAAACTGATTAAGGAATTACGCACTTTGAAGAAAGAAAAAGCCTTTTTTCAAGAAGAGATTAAAAAAGACAGTACTTTATATCACAATTTATTTGAGGATAATGAAAACTTAGAAAAGTTTGCACGCGAAAAATATAAAATGAAAAAGTCTAATGAGGATATTTTTCTGATTATTGAGGAGGAATAA
- a CDS encoding lysoplasmalogenase, whose protein sequence is MVSKRLTYFFSFSFFLLAIIVMSVRHLGLPDLENIFKPLLLPTLMLWFAYDQRAKGIKINWIFILALFFSMLGDVFLMPLIDNFILGLVFFLISHLIYILVFLKGNTQKIKPNLKQGLLFVFIIISIYFGLLIILMPPIMELNSLVLLIAVPIYATVLLAMVLSAFVYSKVYFYQFGKFVLLGGIFFFVSDSILAINKFTLEMSLAPVLVMGTYTFAQWLLVYGYMNSKKND, encoded by the coding sequence ATGGTATCTAAACGTTTAACTTATTTCTTCTCTTTTTCATTTTTTCTTTTGGCAATAATTGTAATGTCTGTTAGGCATTTAGGTTTGCCCGATTTAGAAAATATTTTTAAACCTTTGCTATTACCGACTTTAATGCTTTGGTTTGCTTATGATCAGCGGGCAAAAGGAATAAAAATCAACTGGATTTTTATTCTTGCTCTTTTCTTTTCTATGCTTGGCGATGTATTTTTAATGCCGCTTATCGATAATTTTATTTTAGGATTGGTTTTCTTTCTTATCTCACACCTTATTTATATTTTAGTGTTTTTAAAAGGAAATACACAGAAGATCAAACCAAATTTAAAGCAAGGACTTCTCTTTGTGTTCATTATTATTTCCATTTATTTCGGACTTTTAATAATCCTTATGCCTCCAATTATGGAATTAAATAGTCTGGTTTTATTGATAGCTGTCCCGATTTATGCAACTGTATTGCTGGCTATGGTATTATCTGCTTTTGTTTATTCGAAAGTTTATTTTTATCAATTTGGAAAATTTGTTCTGCTTGGCGGTATTTTCTTTTTTGTTTCCGATAGTATTCTCGCTATAAATAAATTTACTCTTGAGATGTCTTTAGCTCCGGTTTTGGTAATGGGAACTTATACTTTTGCTCAGTGGCTTTTGGTTTATGGTTATATGAATTCGAAAAAGAACGACTGA